GGTCCCAGATATGTTTGTCAAGCCATACAtggtcagcatgacaattccataaggagGGCAGAAATAGACTTACACCAAGGCTAATGAACGCTGCATTTACAATGGAATGCATGTATTTCTGTGCAGGCTCTCCAGCGAGAGAGCTGGGTCCTTTTGAGGTGCCCCTCTGTGGCTGCATTCTGCACCAAGGTGGAGGAGCCAAAGAAAGCTAAAAAGGCGAAGGCTGCAAGTAAGAGCACAGGTTTGCCAACTCCTGCGCTCAATaacccccaacagcacacattttttgttgtagCCCCATACAAACTCACCTGATTCAGCTTAATGATTAACTTAGTTGACAGGTTGACTCCGGTGTGTTTGTCTGGGGTAAAATGTGTGCTATTTGGGTActcaaggactggagttgggaaataCTGGTTTATGTTATATGCCATTGCTAGGTCCTTCTTATTTTCCCCTGAGTAGCTAAACCTGAATGACATTTATTTCTCTGGTATAGCCCACACTTGGATTATCTCCATGATTCAAACTATGTGCCAACAAACTTACTCAAATGACCAAATTCCTGGAATCTTACAGATAAATCATGACCATTTTCTAAAGCCAATTGTATTtctgtagttctacagaagcaTTGGGGTTAGGTGAGTTTTCTGTATGTTGGTTGGTATTGGTAGTTTTATGTAACCAGTACCATTTGTTCAGCCCTAGAGGCCTCAGAAGAGAGGGCAGCACTACTAGCCTACAAGACCACATTTGCCTTCCTGTTAAGCTTTCAGCCTCAGGACTTTTCCCAGCACAGGCTCTAGGTGAAATCGAAACAGTGGCTAGCCCTGTCACTGCCGAAACAATCGTAGTTGCAGCTTCCGCATCTGCAGAACCAGCTCCCATTTCCACAAGCCATGCCGAAGCTACGCCTGTAAAACTGCTGTGGCCGAAGAAATGGCTAGTCCTGCTGTCGATGTAGTTCTCCAGTCGTTGAGGTGGCTGCTCCTGCTTCTAAGAGTGTTGCAGAGACTGCAGCTCCTTTAGCAGAGGACGCTGCAGCACCAGAAACACCAGTAGTAGAAGCCGCTGCACCAGTCGCTGAGGCCACAGCAGTCGCCCATGCTATTGCCATTGAAGCAGTCATGACAGAGGCCCCAGTTGAAGCGGAGGCTGTCGCCAAACCTGCCCCAGTCGCTAACATTGCTGCTCCCATCGATTTTTGCCTCACCTGTAATCGATGTTGCCACCGAATCGTGGATGCTGCTCCCCCTGTCGCTGAGATTGTTTTTACTGTATGTTCTGAAGCTCCCGCGCCAGAAGACATTCTCTGCAGAACCACCCGGAGTGGCTGCTGCTGCCTCCACGGAACCCAGAGCCCCATCGGCTGAATCGTCCTCCACAGTCTCAGACAACAAGTCTGAAGTGAAATCAAAGGTAAAACCAGCAATCCTAGTAGATTTATTTGCGGCCATTGCTGAAGCTGTGCGAGTGGCTACACCTGCAGTGACTCTGGATTCCGTTACTGAAGATAAGGAAAAAGCAACAGAAGTTGTAGCCGAAGAGGTTCACGTGACCACACTAGTGGTTGCAAGTGCTGAGCTGGTTGACCCCGCTCCAGTCCAGGAAGCAGCCCCAGCTGAAGCTGCTGTGGAGGTTGCCCCTGAAACTGCCCCTGCTGCAAGTTCTGAGGAGCTGGTAGACTCTGCCCCTAAGATCGCTGCTGCCCCAGAGGTTGAAGTGACAATTCCAGAAGTCGCGGCTGCAGTAGAAGCCACTCCAGAAGCTGTCATGGAAGCTGCCCACGAGGCTCAAGGAGCAGTAGAACAAGTATCTGAAGCTGCCCCTGTAAAAGTTGACGCTGAACTCCTATTGAAGCTGCATCGGGAGCCCCTGTTGAAGCTGCACCAGCCAAGGCTGTTGCTGAAGCTGCCGCAGAGGAGCTGGTAGATGAAGCTGCGGAGGAGGAGCTGGTAAACACCGCCCTTGTTGTGACTGAAGCAGGAGAGGAGCTGATTGCAGAGGCCCTGGTTGATGCAGTACCGATTGAGGGTATACACCACACCTCCATAAAACCCTTTTATTTCTCTCCTCTGTGGAACTTTCCAACCACAGATGGTTATATTTCTTCTAAATGTTGTTTTTCATAACACGTACTGTTAGATGTTAATACTCTAAAGTGCCTAACATAAGTGCTTTTGCTTAGTTTTTTTCTCCCAGTCATTTTATTATGCCATTTAATTTGCTCTAGCTAGTATTCTTGCAGTGTGTAATGCAAAATTCTTAAAGTGAAAGTAGACTCATTTCACACGATAATTTTGGCTACTTAAGCCAAGTGCATGACGCATGTTTGCGTTAAATGCTGCGTTTCAACTCGGCTCTACTTGCATTTACCTCTGTACTGATGGTTCCCAGTTGGGACATAGAATCTATTTGCATATAGAATGTTAATTACATAGCAATGTATTTTATTTTGCCTTGCCTGCATTGTGCAGATTGAGGTGTTCCTTGTCTTCTGCACACTTTAACCCCACACCATCATTGTTACTGTATATTTTTGAAAGATGCTGCGATACATGTTATTTTACAGGCTCACATTGGATATTTTCTCACAAAACAAAAAAATGGCAGTAAACTAATCCTGCTCTGTTTCCTCCCCTTCACTCTTTTGTCTAGTAtatttacatgcacactaataattagatattaaactgattatggcaatAGTTTGGCATTAGTCATGTGAACACTTTACCCTTATTTTGTAggaatttatttttattattggcacatgtaaacaccttaatcAGAGTTCATGCCGTGTATTTGATCTGTGCATATGCTATCATGAGCAGTGTGAGCCTACATCTTTGGCAAGAGTGCGGCGAGTTTGGAAAAtccaacagtatcttctaaatagTTGAAATACAAACTTTGGCCCAGCTAGGGGAGAACAACTGCCCCCTCTCATTTGAAGCCATGAATGTTCAAGGCTGACTGTGGTACTGCAGGCATTGTTTGCAGAAAACAGGATCCCCCGTTATAGTGAATGGAAAAATGGCAGTCTTAGTGTAAATAAAACAACATTTCGAAGACAATCCTGGTGCCAATAATTGCTTCTTGATCTGATTTATTTTTAAATCCCACACAGAACAAGGTAAGGAATTTAGTTTGTAATggtagcctgcagtaccccggtctgCCTTCAATTTGATTTACATAATGGGTTGGAGGCAGCACTGAGCACTGTGCTGTTTTTCTGCTAGGTTTTGATGGTTGATAGGGTTCTGAATAAGACTCTAAAACCAAAAGGGACTCACTAATTCAGCAAACTGCTTATTTCTATCTTTTTGAGTTATGGTTTTATTTTTCTAAACTCCAGCCCCTTGGTCAGCCAGGTTACCTATATTACTGTGCTTTCTCTTATACCTGTTTTTGTGTTCTAACCCCTTAAGAGGCGGCAGCGGCACCTCCAGCGCCAGCCCCCGAGTCTTTCGACAACAGTACTTACAAGAACCTCCAGCACCACAACTACAACCATTACACCTTCGCAGACCTGGACCTGGAGATGGCCAAGTACCGTCTGCCCCAGCCCTCCTCCGGCAGACCCTCCCCCAGACACTGAGATGGCCCAGCCTGCCTGGACACCAGGCCACATGACCCCAACCCCATGTCTCTGATCCCACTGCCCAACATACCTGGCCCGGGTGTCTTAAGAATTATTTCCCCCTCTACTTTACAATCCCTAAGACATGCTTGCAATTGTTATAGGAAATGTATGATATTAAACTACACGAAAGGGATATTAGGCTTTGACATTTGTGTAATGTTTGAGGTTTTTCTCTTGTATAAAGTTAGAAAATATCTAACATTTCTTATTTTCTGGGATTAACCTTAGGGGTCATTTGAATAGTGCTGTGCATGCAAATGTTTTTACTCTACGGTCTATTTGAATTACTCCCGAATGACTCTGGGCCTGAAAGTACAGTACACATGACCTAATCACAGCATTACAATCAATACACATCATAGAAGAATGGATCTTCTGTGTAATAATACCCACTGATATGGGAGGAGGATGGGTATTGGTAAATGACAGGTTAATTACATTAATGTAATTGGTATACGGGcttttaattttggattgaacAAAACTTGAGAGCAGCAGTGGTTTAGATTTAGCCTTGTATGCTACCAGCCGCGTGCCTAGATTCTATGGGCGAGGAAAAAGGCACACCAGACGACGACTCCCACTTTATAAATATTCATGAGTAAATGACCCTGCGTGACCAGACGTGATGACGCAGCGCGACAACTGCGAGTCCCCATTGCTGCAGCCGCTTGTCAGTGTGACGAAGATTGGCACTCAGGTAAGCTGTCACTCAAAATCGTATTTTTCTGTTCCCTATCAATCAAACAAACAATCTGGGACGCAAAGAAAAAATGCCTAGGGCTAAAGATAGGGACACAGCCAGGCCAGTGGAGTTTATTTGGCAGTGAATAGATGGCCGGGGCCAAGGAAGATGCAAATCTACAAGAGGAAAAAATATGTCCGCGTTTTGGGCGGAGAAGGATTCTGGAAAATAAAGGGCGAGAGCTAGATGAGGCCCCAGCGTTATCCCCATCAGTAGAAGTGCGAATGGGGAAGGGAAGGGCATCTGTTCCTTGCTTGACTGTTGTGGGCAGGATTTTAGAACCATCTAAAATTAAAGCGACATATTTACACAACAGTAATAATACTGGAATACAATGTACATACACATTCGATGAACTAGGCGTGTATATGCACTTCATTGAGCTAACAGTTTGTTATCCCGCGCGGCTAGCTAGCGAATCCGTAGCAAACGCCTCTGATACATATGGCACTTCTGCTAGCTACGTTAGAGTAAATGTGGTCAACCTACGTTTAAAACAAGGATGCTTCAGTGGGTGTCTCGGCCGTAGAGGGGGTGATGCATATTATAGTTGACatacatttgaggttgttttcGAAAAGATTGTCAAATAAAACTGAAAtgtattagctaacgttactgaCCTAGCTACGTTCGCTGTTTTCGTAAATGACCTATTATAGCTACAGCGTGTTATTTCATCCAGCGACCGTACAATCTGGATATGAAGA
Above is a genomic segment from Oncorhynchus nerka isolate Pitt River linkage group LG1, Oner_Uvic_2.0, whole genome shotgun sequence containing:
- the LOC115107339 gene encoding NADH dehydrogenase [ubiquinone] flavoprotein 3, mitochondrial-like; translation: MATSLLWLGRLGSLKALQRESWVLLRCPSVAAFCTKVEEPKKAKKAKAAKAAAAPPAPAPESFDNSTYKNLQHHNYNHYTFADLDLEMAKYRLPQPSSGRPSPRH